A stretch of DNA from Hydrogenophaga sp. SL48:
CGCGATGCCAGCGTACAGGGCGCGCCAGGTGTTGCAGGCGCCCCTCGGGGGGGTGGCGTCACCGGTCAGCGCCATCAGCCGTTCCAGCATCAGACCGTGGCCGTTGTGTTCCTCGCGCAGGACATGGATGGGGCCTGAGGCCTGCGGCTGGCTGCCCGCCTGCAGCATCGGGAACAGGATCTGCTCTTCCTTGTCCATGTGGTCCAGCAGCTCGTCCTCCATCGCCTCCAGGTGTTCCGCCAGACCGTGGGGAACGTCGGGGCTTTCGCGGTGAACCGCTTCCACACGGCGTGCCATGCGGATCAGCTCCGGCAGTTGCTCGCGATGCACCGCGTGGTAGCGGACCAGGATGTGATCGATCATCA
This window harbors:
- the ytfE gene encoding iron-sulfur cluster repair protein YtfE; this encodes MNHTPTVAIPTTDRAQQAIGQIAVDLPGATAVFRRLKLDFCCGGQVPLKQACDSKGLPLDAVLAELVSLERSSEPPVTESPEVMIDHILVRYHAVHREQLPELIRMARRVEAVHRESPDVPHGLAEHLEAMEDELLDHMDKEEQILFPMLQAGSQPQASGPIHVLREEHNGHGLMLERLMALTGDATPPRGACNTWRALYAGIAQLSDDLINHIHLENNLLFPLFEPAPQAPQVAA